Within Lusitaniella coriacea LEGE 07157, the genomic segment ATTCCTAATGCGAGCCAATAACATCCCCAAAAATACATTTTCTTGAGTAATTTCTCTGTGTCGCTTCGCGCCGTTCTCACTAACCCATAACCCATCAAACAGAGTCCAAAACTAATGAGAGCTGTTTGTTCGAGCCATCTTGCTTGCAACCCCACCAACAAGTTAAGATTTATCGACATCATTAAGATCGTAATTATCCCATAACGCCATTGACCCCACGTTGGTTGTTCTTCCGCTTTTTTTGCTCCCAACCAAGAAACAATCCAATCGCCGACTAATGTGCCAGGAATTGCAATAAAAAGATATTTTAAATAATCAAAATTAAATAGCCAGGAAATTACATCAATAGAAAAGTTTTGCGTAATCCATCCATCATCATTGAAAGATAAGAGCAGTGGAAATAAACACCCCAAAAACCCCAATCTTAAGATAGCATCACGGCGCGTCAGTAACCAAATTAATGAAGCGAACACAACAAGGTTTGCCAGGATTAAGAGAATGATATCGCTGCGGTAAAACGCAAATGATTGAGAGCGTTCGTCTTGGGGATATTGCAGTGCAGTTAAAAACAAAATTCCCATTGTCCATCCTCCCACTGTCGCGATTGTTCGCGACCATTGAGGCAAAGACTTTGGGAATTGTCCGAACATTAAAAACAAAAGAAAAAAACCGATTAAACCGAATTTCCATTTATAAGCAACGGGATCGGTTGTTATAACAAAAGGACGAAAATGTTGAACGACAATGGCAAAGGAAGCTAAAAGAAAACCTCGCTTGAGAATTGAGAAAATAACTTGTTGTTTTGTTCCTCCTTTTTCCATCCGACGAGACTGTGCTAATGGAATCGCTGCACCAAGCGTAAAGATGAAAAAAGGAAAGACTAAATCCACCCAAGTGAGTCCGGGTAAATTGGGATTGAATTGATGGTTGGGTGGCGGAACTTGAGCGTGATACATCCAAGTCGGTAATGCACCACCAAAGGGAATCGTTCCAGATAGCACCATTGCTAATATTGCAATTCCTCTCAGTGCATCTAAGGCATCTGCTCGCTTTTGAAGAACTATTTTTTCGGGTTGGAGTTCAGTTGTCATAAGAGCTGATTTCTAAAATCCATCTTAAGGTGAATGTTACTGACGGAAGTCGTCATTAAAATGATGGTCTTATTGGACTTTGATGCTAGCAGGTAACATCTCAAAATCTGCCCGATTCATAGAGCAAGGACGCTGCCAGCGTGCGGGTAAGCTTTTATGCATTTAAATTGTGACTTAGGGTGGACGCGGAGAAACGGTGATACGGAGAGAGATTAACGACTTTGATATAGAGCGCCCGATACCCAATTTGAATGTGTTTTAGCGTATGGCTGTCAATCCTCAGATGAATGCTATTGGCGCGTAGAGCGTCTGGCAGTAGCTTATTCCATACTCTGGAGCCTTTTCCATCGATTCGGGTAGGATTGCAGTGCGAACATTTCCTTGAGGATTTTGGCTCGATTTGTCATAGTGAAGGAGTAGTTTTTTTGTCTCTAAGGTTCTAATTCTCTCATATCAATCCTTAGAGTCTTTTTTTCTTCCCTTATTTCAGTGCCATTTATCTTAAGGTACTTGACATCGAAAAAGTAGCACTCAGAGTCACATAATTTGCCCAATCATAAAAACTCAAGTAGTCGCTACACAATTTACAAAAAGTTCTTGTTTCTCGTTAAGAGCGCTAATGAAAATCGCTTTTTAACTAATAGTTCAAAGAGTTTCCAGGAGATCGAAAAGTGACGTTTGGTAAATGGCTTGGCTTCGTTACATTAATTGTTTCCCTCTATATTTTGTGGAAAATTCATCAACTGGTTCTCTTGGTTTTAACGGCGGTCATTCTTGCCAACGCAATGAGTATGTTGGTGACAACGCTGCAAAAGCGTCTTTCCCTGAAGCGCGGTATTGCGGTCTTGCTTTCAACAATTTTGGTCATTTCTGGTTTAGTTGGCTTATTTTGGATTATTGTGCCATCTTTTACCGACCAATTTCAACAGCTTGCTCTGCAAGTAATCCAAAGTTTAGAACGTCTCAATATTTGGCTCCTGAAACTTGAAGAAAGACTCGATCCTCGTTTTATTGAAGCACTTCCCAATCTCAACGAGTTAATCGCTCAACTTCGACCGCTGATCAATCAAATTTTTGGTC encodes:
- a CDS encoding DUF5009 domain-containing protein, with the translated sequence MTTELQPEKIVLQKRADALDALRGIAILAMVLSGTIPFGGALPTWMYHAQVPPPNHQFNPNLPGLTWVDLVFPFFIFTLGAAIPLAQSRRMEKGGTKQQVIFSILKRGFLLASFAIVVQHFRPFVITTDPVAYKWKFGLIGFFLLFLMFGQFPKSLPQWSRTIATVGGWTMGILFLTALQYPQDERSQSFAFYRSDIILLILANLVVFASLIWLLTRRDAILRLGFLGCLFPLLLSFNDDGWITQNFSIDVISWLFNFDYLKYLFIAIPGTLVGDWIVSWLGAKKAEEQPTWGQWRYGIITILMMSINLNLLVGLQARWLEQTALISFGLCLMGYGLVRTARSDTEKLLKKMYFWGCYWLALGIAFEPYQGGIKKDSATMSYFFVTTAMSLFLLIALVIVIDVFQRKKWLQLFIDNGKNPMMAYVAFGNLLWPILELTGWQNKIADMTQIPWLGFLRGLTYTLIVALFVSLCTRLKLFWKT